The Mycolicibacterium cosmeticum DNA window ACCCGTCCCTCGAGCACCTGCAGTGTCGCCTCGCCCGGGCTCTCGTGCTCATCCAGGCCGTTGCCCTCGGTCAGCGCGATCAGGGTCTGCCGGAGCGCGTGTTCATGCCCGCCGTACACGGTGTGTGCGCTGCGCCCGCTGCTGGCCGACCGGGCCGTCGCCAATTCCTGGCGCGCGAGGGCGGTCAATGAGATCTTCTCCATGACACCCGATGTTTCCACTTCGGGATCGTCGTGCACCGGAGAAGCAGTTATTGCCCGGAATTCGATCGTCACCCCGCAGCCGGCTCGCCAGGTGAGTTGGACAGCGCCGCCTTGGTATTGCGCGTGATCTCGTCGGCCAGAATCTCCGGCTCGCCGGCCAGCAGCCCGGCCACGGCCTGCCGCGCCACCACCGCGGGATCGATCTTCTGGTCGGCCGGGACGTAGCTGACCATGTCGGTGTCCATGTATCCGACGTGCAGCGCCGATACGGTCACCCCGCGCGGCGCCAGTTCGGTGCGCACGGCGTCGGTGAGCGCCCAGGCGGCGGCCTTCGCCGAGGCATACGCCCCCGAGGTCGGCGGGTGCGCCCACGACAGCACCGACAGCACGTTGAGGATCGCGCCGCCCCCGTTGCGTTCGATGATGGGCGCGAAGGCCCGGATGACGTTCAGCGTGCCGAAGTAGTGCGTCTCCATTTCCAGCCGGACGTCGTCGATGGGACCGGTCAGCAGGTTGGCCCGGGTGGACACCCCGGCGTTGTTCACCAGCACGGTGACATCGGAGGCGATGTCGGCGGCCCGCCGCACCGACTCGGGGTCGGTGATGTCCAGCTGCACCGGGATGACACCGGGCAGATCGACGGTTTCCGGGCGCCGCGCGGCGGCATACACTTTCGCTCCCCGCGCGACCAATTCGGTGGCGAGCTGCTTGCCGAGCCCGCGGTTGGCGCCGGTCACCAGCGCCGTGATGTTCTCAGTCATACCGCCGTCAACGCGGACGGCACCCGGTGAAATCCCGGCCGGTGTGAGGAATTGCCTTCCAGCTGTGAGCGATCCGGTCCTGGCCGGGGAAGCCGGTGGCACCCGACGATGAGACGATGCCACGACATCTGCATACGGCGGTGCTGCCCACCGCGGCCGCGCTCGCTGCCGCGATGGGCGTCGGCCGGTTCGTCTACACGCCCATCCTGCCGTTGATGACGGCCCAGTCCGGCATCACCGCGCACGGCGCGGGGCAGCTGGCCACCGCCAACTACGTCGGCTACCTGGGTGGCGCGGTGGCGACGACGCTGTCGCCGCGGCTGGCCCGCTCCGGACTGGCATGCCGGGTGTCGCTGGTGGCGATCGTCGCGAGCCTGGCCGCAATGCCGTTGACGCTCAACCTGTTCGGCTGGGCCGGGTTGCGCGCGGTGGCCGGCTTCGCCAGCGCGGTGGTGTTCGTGGTCGCGGTCAACACCCTGCTGGAGCGGTTACCGGAGAGGGTGGGCTGGGGGTTCGGCGGTGTCGGCGCCGGTATCGCGCTGTCGGCGGTGCTGGTGCTCGCGCTGCCCACCGCCGGGTGGCGGGCGGCGTGGTGGTCGGCGGCCGCCCTGGCCGCTGCGCTCAGCGCGGCCGGGTGGTGGGTGCGGCCACGACAACTCCCGGTCGCGACCGGGGACGGCCACGCACCCGTCCACCGGGCGGGTACCGCACGCTTCGTGCTGTTGTTCGCCGGCTACACGGCCGAGGGCATCGGTTACATCATCGCCGGCACCTTCCTGGTGGCCGCGGTCGCCCAACACTCCCCCGGCCCATTGGGCAACAGTGTGTGGCTGGTGGTCGGGCTGGCCGTCATCCCGTCGGCGGCGGCGTGGGCCGGTCTCGGCAAGCGCTACGGTCAGCCCGCGATGCTCACCGCGGCGCTGGCGCTGCAAGCCGCCGGTATCGGACTCGCTTGCCAGGGAAGCGGATTGGCCAGCCTGGTCGGCGCGCTGTTGTTCGGCGGGACCTTCATCGGAGTCAGTGTGCTTGCGGTGGCCGAGGGCCGGCTCCTCGGGGTCCGCGGCGCGGTGGCGCTGCTGACCGTCGGCTACTCGGTCGGGCAGATCGCCGGCCCGCTGGTGGTGGCGCCGCTGCTGGACGGTGGCTACCGGCCGGCGCTGGTCACCTCCGCGCTCGTGGTGTCACTGGCCGCGCTGGCCACCGCCGCGGTGTGGATCCTCGGCAGGCAGCCAGGTATCCGGGTCAGCCACTCCCAGCGGGCCTGTATCACGTGTGAATTCGTCGATGACGGCTCGCACGGCCGGCCGGTCCTCACCGGCCCGCCACACCAGTGACCACGTCCACAGCGGTGTGGGACCGACCACCGGCCGCCGCACCAGGCCGCGCGGCTCCTGGTCGTGCTGGCCGCGCGGATTGATCAGCACGGGACGGCCCAGCCGGCGGACATGTTCGAAGAACGTCGGTCCGGTGACACCGCCGTCGTCGGTGCGCATCACCCGGGCCCCGGTGTCGGCGGCGAACCGCTCGGCGTAGCGGTTCCACGACGACCAGCTGGCGGTATCCGTATCCACCAGCACGACAACGTCTTTGGCGGAGACCGGGGATTCGTCGGTGCCCGGACACAGGGCGGCCAGCCGGTCCACCCCGAGCAGGCTGGCCTGCAACGACAGCTCCTCGAGGTCGTCGTTCTGCACCCAGCAGATCGCCAGGTCCAGCGCCCCGTCGGCCACTCGCGCGGCCTGGGTGTGCGACGGCATCACCCAGGTGTCCACCCGCAGTTGCGCCACACCGGCCGCACGCTCGGCCCAATCGGTGGGGCACCAGTTCACGCAGCCGATGCGCACCGGGTCCGACACCGCCAATCCGGTTGCGCGCCTTCGTAATGCGTCGGCCTGGTCGATCAGCGCCCGGGCATCGGCCACCAGCGCCGCGCCGGCCGGGGTGAGCGCCACCGAGCGCCGGTCCCGGTCGAACAGCTGCACCTTGAGATCCCGCTCCAGCGCCTTGATCTGCTGGGACAGCGACGGACCGGCGATGCGCAGCCGCTCGGCGGCGCGGCCGAAGTTCAGCTCCTCGGCGACGGTGACGAAGTACCGCAACTGGCGCAGTTCCACCTGCAAAAGCGTAGTAGGCATTTCCTCTCACGAGCGAGAAATCCCGTCCTGAGCAGCGGACATGACGCGCGCGGCCGCCGTGTTGAGCAAGGCATCGGACCAACAGAAAGGCATGAACATGAACACCTCACCCCGCGTAGCGGTCATCACCGGCGCATCCCAGGGCATCGGCGAAGCGCTGGTGGCCGGCTACCGCAAGCTCGGTTATGCCGTCGTCGCCAATTCACGCAGCATCACGGACAGCGATGATCCGATGGTGCTGACGGTGGCCGGCGACATCGGCAGGCCCGGCGTCGGCCAACAGGTGATCGACGCCGCCATCGAGCGGTTCGGCCGGGTCGACACCGTCGTCAACAATGCGGGCATCTTCATCTCCAAGCCGTTCACCGAGTACACCGACGCCGACTACGACGCCATCACGGGCGTGAACCTGCGCGGCTTCTTCGAACTGACCCGCGCGGCGCTGACGGTGTTCAAGGACGGTGGGCACATCGTGAACATCTCCACCAGCCTGGTGGACCAGGCCGACAAGCGGGTGCCCGCCGTGCTGGCCGCGCTGACCAAGGGCGGCCTGAACGCCGCCACCAAATCGCTGGCCGTCGAATACGCCGAACGCGGTGTGCGGGTGAACGCGGTGGCGCTCGGCATCATCGACACCCCGATGCACCAGCCGGAGACCCACGATTTCCTGGCCGGGTTGCACCCGGTGGGCCGGCTGGGCACGCTCGACGATGTGGTGGACGCCGTGCTGTATCTGGAGAACGCGGGATTCGTCACCGGCGAGATCCTGCACGTCGACGGTGGTCAAAATGCCGGGCACTGATCACGGCATCGTGCGCGACGTCCTCGACGAGTGGAAGGCCGGGATCGACGCGCACGACCCGGCCCGGGTGGCCGCGGTGTTCACCGACGACGCCGTGTTCCAGGGCCTGCACCCGTACACCGTGGGCCGCGACGGGGTGTTCGCCTACTACGACGGTCAGCCGCAGGGACTGACGGTGACCTACCGGGTCGAGGAGGTCCGCCGGCCGGCCGACGGGGTGCTGCTCGGTTACGGCCGCGCCGACTTCACCCGCGCGGACGGCACCATGATCCCGCTGATGCTCGGGGTGGTGGTGATCCACACCGGCGACGGCTGGCGGATCCAGCAGTACCAGGTCAGCGCCGTGCCTAGCTGAGCGCGGGAATGACCTCACGCTCGAACAATTCGATACCGGACCGGTCGTACGCGGCCTCGAGGAAGTACAGGATGGCGTACTCACACCCGAGGTCGCGTAGCCGCCGGAGCCGTTCGATGACCTGCTCGGGGGTGCCGGTGGCCGAGTCGGGTGAGGACACATTGGCCAGCATCGCGTCGACGGCCGCCTCGTCGGCCGCACCGACCTGGCGTTCCCGGATGCGGGCCAGCCGGTCTTTCACGTCCGACTCGGAGTCGCCGAGCACGGCGTTGAAGTTGGCCGACCGCACGATGGCGCCGTAGTCGGTGCCGACGGTGCGGCAGTGCTCGGCCAGGATCTGCGATTTGCGGGCGAAGTCCTCGGGGGCCGAACTGAAGTTGGTGAACTGCGCGTATTTGGCCGCGATCTTCAGCGTCACCTTCTCCCCGCCGCCGGCGATCCACAACGGCAACCCGCCGGGCTGCAGCGGTTTCGGGGCGACGATGGCGTCGTTCACCTGGTAGTGCTTGCCGTCGAAGGTGACCCGGCCGTCGCGCCAGGCGTCGCGCATGATCTGTACGCCCTCGTCGAGGCGGCCCAGACGTTCGCCGGCCGACGGGAAGCCGTAGCCGTAGGCCCGCCATTCGTGCTCGTACCATCCGGCGCCGATACCCATCTGGGTGCGCCCGCCGGAGATCACGTCGACGGTGGCGGCGACTTTTGCCAGGTAGGCCGGATTTCGGTAGCTCATGGCGGTGCACATCTGGCCCAACTTGACCCGGCCGGTGGTCGCGGCCAGCGCCGCCATCAGCGACCAGGCCTCGTGGGTGGCCTCGTCGGTGGGCACCGGGACGGTGTGGAAATGGTCATAGACCCACACCGAATCCCACAGCCCGGCATCGGCGTGAGCAGCCAGTTCGCTCATCACCGGCCAATGCCGCTCGGTGGGGATGCCGACGAGATCGAGACGCCAGCCTTGCGGGATGAAGAGTCCGAAGCGCATGCCTTCAAACTGTAGGCCCACGGATTTGTTATCTCGTCTACACTCTGAGGAAATTGTTCGCTACATCTAAGGGTGAGGACTGGCCATGACCAACTCGACACGCCGCTATGCGGCGGCCGTGGCGGCTGCCTTCGCACCACTGGCTGTGGTTTCGGTGATCACCGCGGCGCCGAGTTCGGCCGAGTGCGCCGAGGGACAGACCACCTTCAACGGCAACTGCGTCGATTCGAACTGCAAGAAGAGCGAGGTTCGCGACGGCGCCACCGGTGAGTGCCGCAACGCGCTGTCGGCCGCGCTCGGCAAGGCGCAGGCGCCGATGAGCGCCCAGGTCACCCCCGAGCAGTGGGGCCAGGCTTACCAGATCGGCCAGCAGTACGCCGGTTTGCCGTCGGGCGTCCAGGCCACCAAGGACGTGTTCAGCGTGGTGAACTCGGCCATCGACGTGCCGACCAGTGTCGCCAGCGGGTTGAGCGATACCGCCGACGCGCTGTACTTCGCCGGCCAGTTCCTGGGTGGGGCCGGCGGTGGCGTCAACCTGGCGAAGACCGCAGCCGCCCCGATGGACGCGATGGGCGCCATCGCCAACGCCGCGCAGGCACTCCCGTCGCCGAAGATCGGGCTGCCCGAGATGCCCAAGGTCGGCCTGCCCAAGGTGGGGCTGCCGAAGATCGGCATGCCCAAGCTCTTCCAGAACTGCCTGCCGGTGAAGTTCGTGTTCTTCCGGCCCTGCATCTGATCCTGCTTTTCGCCCGCCGGCCAGGAACCTCGGTTCCTGGCCGGCGGTCTTTTTTCAGCCGGTATCGGCATTGCCGGTACCCCACCCCGTAGCGGTCGGCCGAAAACCCCACGCGGACATGCCTCGGTTCGGTATACACAGGACCGCTGGTATCGCTTATCGGGTGGGGGGTCGGATGTCGGTGCAGCACGGTCATGCTCTGCCGCGGCGCGCAGTGGCGGCGTTGTGCACGGTGTTGTGGGCGTTGGCGACGATGTGGATGGCCGGCGGGGTGGCCCACGCCGACGACACCTCGAACGCGGGCTCGTCGGCGAGCAGTGCGCAGTCGGGCGGCGACGCCGCGTCCAGCAAGACCGACAAACCCGGCAAGGCTGACAAGACCGACAACGCCGACAAGCCGGAGACACCGGGCACCGACCCGAAGCCGGGCGGCACGGCCGAGGCCGAGCCCGACAAGCCGGCCAAGGCCGACAAACCGGACAAGACCGATACACCCAAGCCGGCCCGCGGCTCCCGCAAGCACACCGCGACGTCAACCGCACCGTCCAAGGCCACAACGGAATCGAAGGCCGACACCAAGCCCGGTCCTGCCCCGGCGACCTCACCGGACGAAAGTGCCGACACTCCACGAACTTCGGTCAAGACGGCGAGCACGGCGAAGGCCGTCACCGTCGCCACCGCGACCGCCGATCGCGCCGCGGTCCCGACCGCACTCAAGGTCGTCAGTCCGTCGGTCGCGCCGGCGGCCACCGCGGCCGTGCCCACCCCGATCAAACAGGCCACCCAATTCGTCCGGCAGATGGTGGGCCTGGCCAACGATCTGGCGCTCATCGCCGTGTCGCTGGTGAACAACCTGGCCGCCGCCGCGGCGACCGCCATCGGTCCCAAGCCGTTCTTCGGGGTGCCCTACAACATCGCCAGGGTCGTCGCCGGCACCACCGCCACCGCGGCCAAGCTGCTCGACGGCACCCCGCTGGACGCCACCAGCGAGGGACCGTTCAAGGTCGACTACGGCGTCGGTGATCTCCTGGCGTGGCTCAACCCGGTGAAACCGCCTGCGGGAGCCAATGATCCGACCATCAAGGTCACTCCGGCGCACCCGCTGCCGATCATCCTGCTCAACGGCACCACCGCCACCCAGGGCGTGAACTGGGGCGTCGGCGCGCCGGTACTGGCCAACGCCGGTTACAAGGTCTACACGTTCAACTACGGCAACACCACCACGGATCCGAACTTCCCGGTGCAGGCCACCGCCGACATCCGCAAGTCCGCACAGCAACTCGCCGACGAGGTGCAGCGGGTGCTCGACGAGACCGGCGCCGACAAGGTGATCCTGATCGGGCATTCCCAGGGCGGGGGCATCATGCCGTCGTACTACATCAACAATCTGGGCGGGGCCGCCAAGGTGTCCCAACTCATCGGGATCGCGCCGAGCAACCACGGCACCGACGTGAACGGCCTGACCTACGTGCAGAACATCCCGGTGCTGGGGCCGCTGCTGTTCCGCATCGTCGACCTGTTCGGCGCCGCCTGGACCCAGCAGGCCATGGGATCGTCGCTGCAGCAGGAGGTGTACGGGAACGGCGATACCCGGCCGGGCGTGCTGTACACGACCATCTCGTCAAAGTTCGACTGGGTGGTGACGCCCTACACCCAGCAGGCGCTGGACGGGCCGAACGTCACCAACATCGTGCTGCAGGATCTGTACCCGGGCTACAACGCGGGACACCTGGGCATCGTGTTCTCCGCCCCGACGTGGGACGCCGTGCTCGGCGCGCTGGCGGCCAACCCCGAAGCCAACCCTGGGGCCACTCCCCTGTCCGCCACCGCGCTGGCCGCCTGACACCGGCCACCAAATTGACATGAACGGCCATTTGTTACACGAAAAGCCCGCGGCCGGCCCGAATCGTCCGCTATAACCCGTACCGGGGGTTTCACCATTCGGGGTCGGGGAGGCAGTCAGTGTCGTTGAATCGTGTTGGCGCGCGGACGTATCGGGTGACGGCGGCACTGCTCGTCACGTTGTGGGCGTCCGCCATGCTGTGGCTGACCGCCGGTGTCGCGTACGCCGATGACACCACGTCGGGCGGGTCGTCACAGGGCAGCACCGAGTCCGGCACCTCCACCGATAAACCCGACAAGCCCGACCCGAAGCCGGCCGAGCCGACCACGTCGGTGGACAAGCCGGCGACCGGGAAGGCCGATACGCCCGACCCGGACAAGCCGGTCAAGAAGCCGCGCGGCACGCGCAAGCACGCCACGGGCCAGGCGAGCGCCCCCGAAACCAAGCCGGATACCAAGCCAGATACGAAGCCAGATACCAAGCCCGACACCAAGCAGGACTCGAAGCCGGACGCCAAGTCCGACACCGAGTCCGGCACCGCAGCCGGTGACACACCGGCCCCGAAGGCCGCCGCCACAACCACCAAGAAGACCTCGGCGGTCGCCGCCGGCACCGCTTCGGCCGTCACCCTGAAACTGGCCACTCCGTCGGTCGCGCCGTCGGCCACCGCGACGGCACCCAACCCGGTCAGGCAGGCCGTCCAGTTCGTCCGGCAGATGACCGGACTGGCCAACGACGTCGCCCTGCTCGCCGCCACCGTGGTGAACAACCTGGCCGCCGCCGCGGCGGCCACCATCGGACCCAAGCCGTTCTTCGGCGTGCCGTACCACGTGGCCAATGCCATCGCCGGGACGGCGGCGACCGCGGGCAAGCTGCTGACCGGCACCCCGCTGGACGCCGACACCACCAGCCCCGGGCGGTTCAAGGTCACCTTCGGCGTCGGCGACCTGCTCGGCTACCTCAACGTGAACAAGCCGCCGGCCGGGGCCAACGATCCGTCGATCCCGCTCACCGCGGCGCATCCGCTGCCGATCATCCTGATCGCCGGGACGGCCGCCAACGCGCCTTTCAACTGGAGCGTCGGTGCACCGGTGTTGGCCAACGCCGGCTACAAGGTGTTCACCTTCAACTACGGCAACGTCACCGACAATCCGAACTGGCCGGTGCGCGGTACGGGCGACATCCGCGAATCCGCGCAGGAACTCGCCGACGAGGTGGACCGGGTGCTCGCCGAGACGGGCGCACCGAAGGTCATCCTGATCGGCCATTCCCAGGGTGGCGGGATGACCCCGGAGTACTACCTGAACAATCTGAACGGGGCGGCCAAGGTGTCGCAGTTCATCGGGATCGCGCCGGGCAACCACGGCGCCGATCTGAGCGGGCTGGCCTACATCCAGAACATCCCGGTGATCGGGCGGCCGATCTTCAACCTGATGAACCTGCTGGGGCCGGCCTGGCTGCAGCAGGCCGTCGGTTCCCCGCTGCTGGAGGAGATCTACGGCAACGGCGACACCCGGCCCGGCGTGCTCTACACGACCATCACCACGAAGAACGACTGGATCGTCACGCCGTACACCAACCAGGCCCTGGACGGGCCGAACGTCACCAACATCATCCTGCAAGACCGCTATCCCGACTTCAATGCCGGGCACCTGGGCATCGTGTTCGCCGCGCCGACCTGGGAGGCCGTGCTCGGTGCGCTGGCGGCCAACCCGCAAGCCAACCCAGGGACCAACCCGGCCCCCGCCTCCGCACCCCTGGCGGCGTGAAAACCGGAGATCGGCAAGGTGATTGGAATTCGTGGCTAGGCTGGTGCCATGGCCCTCTCCAAAGAAGAACGCGAACAGTTTCTCGCCGAGCCGCACATCGCCGCGCTGTCGGTGTACGCGGGTGACAAGCGTGGTCCGTTGACGGTCCCGATCTGGTACCAGTACTCCCCCGGCGGCCAACCGTGGCTGCTCACCGGGAAAGGTTCCCGCAAGCACAAGCTGATCGAGGCAGCCGGGTACTTCTCGCTGATGGCCGAGCGGCTGGAGCCCACGGTCCGCTATGTCGCCGTGGACGGTGCGGTCGACCGGATCGAGCCCGGCACCGACGAGCAACTCGTCGAGATGACCAAGCGCTACCTGGCTCCGGAGAAGGTGGAACCGTATCTGGAGTTCGCTCGCCGCGAGCACGGGGAGAACATCGCGGTGTTCCTCAAGCCCGAGCACTGGATCTCGGCTGATCTGGGCTCGGTGTGACCGCCCTGACCGACCGCGTCGTGGCGTTCCTCTCCGAGGGCACCCGCACCGCGGTGCTGGGTTGGGTGGGCACCGACGGCCGGCCGCTGGCCGCGCCGGTGTGGTTCCTGGTCGACGGTGACGAGTTGGTGTTCAACACCGGCAAGGACACCGCCAAGGGCAAGGCACTGGCCCGCGACCCCAGAGTCGTTCTGTGCGTCGATGATTCACAGCCTCCGTTCTCGTTCGTGCAGGTGCAGGGGGTGGCGACGCTCAGCGAGGACCCGGCCGAGCTGCTCGACACCGCCACCCGGCTGGGCGGCCGCTACATGGGCGCCGACCGGGCCGAGGAGTTCGGGCGGCGCAATGGCGTCCCCGGCGAACTGGTGGTGCGGGTGCGCCCGACGAAGGTGCACGCCGGCTTCGACGTCGCGAATTAGAGCCCCAGGGCGGCCATGGCGCCGTCGATGCTGGCGCGGCGCAGCGATTCGTACGGGGTGTCCGGGAACTGCAGGCAACAATCCTGGACGCCGCCGAAGGCGATGACGGCGCGCGCCGACTGCGCCAGCGTGGGCCGGCTGCCGAACACCAGCTTGCCCAGCCGCTCCCGCCATGCCAGCATCACATCGATCAGCCCCAGGTCGGCCAGCGTGGTCAGCTCGGCGACGATCAGGAACAGGTCGGCGCGGTGCCGGTAGTGGAAGTCGAAGTAGCCCTCCAGTAGTTCACGCGGCCCGGTCCGCGCCGATCCGCGCAGCCGTTCGTGCCCGGCCACGAACGCCTCGCCCTCCTCGATGAGCGGCGCCAAGATGCTGCGCACCAAGTCTTCCCGCGACCGGAAGTGGTAGTACAGCGCCGGTTTGGTGATACCCAGCCGGTCGGCGATGTCCTGCAGGCTGGTGCGCTGCACCCCCTTCTGGCCGAACAGTTCGCGCGCCGCCTCCTGGATGCGCTGCCGGGTCTCCGACGGGGGCCTTGTCACGTAGCCACCCTAGCTGACTTAACGGGCGGTAAGCTGCTCGACGTACACTTACCGACCGTTAAGTAAGGAGGCCGACATGAAGGCTCTCGTCTCCGGCGCCAGCATCGCGGGCCCGGTGCTCGCCTACTGGCTGGCCCGCCACGGCATCGACGTCACCGTGGTGGAACGCGCGCCCGCGCTACGCAAGACCGGCGGCCACGCCATCGACCTGTTCCGGCCCGCGATGGAGATCGCCGACCGGATGGGCGTGCTGCCCGAGGTCATGGCGCGTGCCACCGGCACCACCAGGCTGAGCCTGTACCAGCCGGGGACATCGCGGCCCACTTCGGTCGACTACGTCAAACTGGTCGGCACCATGTCCGACCGGCACGTAGAGATCATGCGGGACGACCTCAGCGAGATCTTCTACGCCGCCGGGCGCGACGACGCCGAATACCTGTTCGGCGATCAGATCACCGCCATCACCGACGACGGCCATGTCGAGTTCCAGCACGGGCCGGCGCGGCACTTCGACATCATCGTCGGCGCCGACGGATTGCATTCGGGGGTACGGCAACTGGCGTTCGGGAAGGTGACCGAGCATTTCCTCGGCGGCTACCTGGCCGTCGTCTCGGTGCCGAAGTCCCTTGCCGTCGACGGTGTGATGACCGGTTACTACGCGCCCGGTCAGGTCGCTTTGCTCTACACCGCCGACCATCTCGACGACGCGCGGGGGGTGTTCATCTTCCGCACGCTGCACACGCCAGCATTCCACTACGACCACCGGGACGTCGCTGCGCAGAAAAACCAACTGCGGCAAGCCTTCGCGGGCACGTCGGCGGAGGTGGACACGTGGCTGGCCGAGGTCGAGCACACGCCGGCCTTCTACTTTGACGCCATCACCCAGCTCGAGATGCCGACGTGGTCGCGCGGCCGGGTGACCTTGGTCGGCGACGCCGGATACTGTCCGGGGCCCGCGGTCGGCGGCAGCACCAGCCTGGCGGTGTACGGCGCCTATATGTTGGCCGACGCGCTGGCGAAGGCCCATGGTGATCATGTGGCGGCCTTCGCCGCCTACGAACGCAACATGGCCGCCCCCGTGGCGGGCGCCCGCAAGCTGGCCCGGGTCAACGCCAAGACCGTGGTGCCCGGATCCCGGCTGGGAGTACGCGCGTTGCTCGGTCTGGCGCAGTTGATCACGGTGCTGCCGCTGGGGGTGACGCAGTCCCTGGCCCGGCTCAACAGCAAGGGGGTGCGGCTGTACGACACCATGCCGCTGCCCGACTGAACGCACGAATCCCCCGGAACCGCAACGGGTTCCGGGGGATTCGCGTGAAACTA harbors:
- a CDS encoding lipase family alpha/beta hydrolase yields the protein MSVQHGHALPRRAVAALCTVLWALATMWMAGGVAHADDTSNAGSSASSAQSGGDAASSKTDKPGKADKTDNADKPETPGTDPKPGGTAEAEPDKPAKADKPDKTDTPKPARGSRKHTATSTAPSKATTESKADTKPGPAPATSPDESADTPRTSVKTASTAKAVTVATATADRAAVPTALKVVSPSVAPAATAAVPTPIKQATQFVRQMVGLANDLALIAVSLVNNLAAAAATAIGPKPFFGVPYNIARVVAGTTATAAKLLDGTPLDATSEGPFKVDYGVGDLLAWLNPVKPPAGANDPTIKVTPAHPLPIILLNGTTATQGVNWGVGAPVLANAGYKVYTFNYGNTTTDPNFPVQATADIRKSAQQLADEVQRVLDETGADKVILIGHSQGGGIMPSYYINNLGGAAKVSQLIGIAPSNHGTDVNGLTYVQNIPVLGPLLFRIVDLFGAAWTQQAMGSSLQQEVYGNGDTRPGVLYTTISSKFDWVVTPYTQQALDGPNVTNIVLQDLYPGYNAGHLGIVFSAPTWDAVLGALAANPEANPGATPLSATALAA
- a CDS encoding TetR/AcrR family transcriptional regulator, with translation MTRPPSETRQRIQEAARELFGQKGVQRTSLQDIADRLGITKPALYYHFRSREDLVRSILAPLIEEGEAFVAGHERLRGSARTGPRELLEGYFDFHYRHRADLFLIVAELTTLADLGLIDVMLAWRERLGKLVFGSRPTLAQSARAVIAFGGVQDCCLQFPDTPYESLRRASIDGAMAALGL
- a CDS encoding SgcJ/EcaC family oxidoreductase; translated protein: MPGTDHGIVRDVLDEWKAGIDAHDPARVAAVFTDDAVFQGLHPYTVGRDGVFAYYDGQPQGLTVTYRVEEVRRPADGVLLGYGRADFTRADGTMIPLMLGVVVIHTGDGWRIQQYQVSAVPS
- a CDS encoding lipase family alpha/beta hydrolase, whose product is MTAALLVTLWASAMLWLTAGVAYADDTTSGGSSQGSTESGTSTDKPDKPDPKPAEPTTSVDKPATGKADTPDPDKPVKKPRGTRKHATGQASAPETKPDTKPDTKPDTKPDTKQDSKPDAKSDTESGTAAGDTPAPKAAATTTKKTSAVAAGTASAVTLKLATPSVAPSATATAPNPVRQAVQFVRQMTGLANDVALLAATVVNNLAAAAAATIGPKPFFGVPYHVANAIAGTAATAGKLLTGTPLDADTTSPGRFKVTFGVGDLLGYLNVNKPPAGANDPSIPLTAAHPLPIILIAGTAANAPFNWSVGAPVLANAGYKVFTFNYGNVTDNPNWPVRGTGDIRESAQELADEVDRVLAETGAPKVILIGHSQGGGMTPEYYLNNLNGAAKVSQFIGIAPGNHGADLSGLAYIQNIPVIGRPIFNLMNLLGPAWLQQAVGSPLLEEIYGNGDTRPGVLYTTITTKNDWIVTPYTNQALDGPNVTNIILQDRYPDFNAGHLGIVFAAPTWEAVLGALAANPQANPGTNPAPASAPLAA
- a CDS encoding pyridoxamine 5'-phosphate oxidase family protein, which produces MALSKEEREQFLAEPHIAALSVYAGDKRGPLTVPIWYQYSPGGQPWLLTGKGSRKHKLIEAAGYFSLMAERLEPTVRYVAVDGAVDRIEPGTDEQLVEMTKRYLAPEKVEPYLEFARREHGENIAVFLKPEHWISADLGSV
- a CDS encoding PPOX class F420-dependent oxidoreductase, whose amino-acid sequence is MTALTDRVVAFLSEGTRTAVLGWVGTDGRPLAAPVWFLVDGDELVFNTGKDTAKGKALARDPRVVLCVDDSQPPFSFVQVQGVATLSEDPAELLDTATRLGGRYMGADRAEEFGRRNGVPGELVVRVRPTKVHAGFDVAN
- a CDS encoding cupin domain-containing protein; this encodes MEKISLTALARQELATARSASSGRSAHTVYGGHEHALRQTLIALTEGNGLDEHESPGEATLQVLEGRVRVNNAEAGWEGSPGDHIVIPRTRHSLTALADSVVLLTVVKPVGPHV
- a CDS encoding SDR family NAD(P)-dependent oxidoreductase, which translates into the protein MNTSPRVAVITGASQGIGEALVAGYRKLGYAVVANSRSITDSDDPMVLTVAGDIGRPGVGQQVIDAAIERFGRVDTVVNNAGIFISKPFTEYTDADYDAITGVNLRGFFELTRAALTVFKDGGHIVNISTSLVDQADKRVPAVLAALTKGGLNAATKSLAVEYAERGVRVNAVALGIIDTPMHQPETHDFLAGLHPVGRLGTLDDVVDAVLYLENAGFVTGEILHVDGGQNAGH
- a CDS encoding LysR family transcriptional regulator: MELRQLRYFVTVAEELNFGRAAERLRIAGPSLSQQIKALERDLKVQLFDRDRRSVALTPAGAALVADARALIDQADALRRRATGLAVSDPVRIGCVNWCPTDWAERAAGVAQLRVDTWVMPSHTQAARVADGALDLAICWVQNDDLEELSLQASLLGVDRLAALCPGTDESPVSAKDVVVLVDTDTASWSSWNRYAERFAADTGARVMRTDDGGVTGPTFFEHVRRLGRPVLINPRGQHDQEPRGLVRRPVVGPTPLWTWSLVWRAGEDRPAVRAVIDEFTRDTGPLGVADPDTWLPAEDPHRGGGQRGQ
- a CDS encoding LLM class F420-dependent oxidoreductase: MRFGLFIPQGWRLDLVGIPTERHWPVMSELAAHADAGLWDSVWVYDHFHTVPVPTDEATHEAWSLMAALAATTGRVKLGQMCTAMSYRNPAYLAKVAATVDVISGGRTQMGIGAGWYEHEWRAYGYGFPSAGERLGRLDEGVQIMRDAWRDGRVTFDGKHYQVNDAIVAPKPLQPGGLPLWIAGGGEKVTLKIAAKYAQFTNFSSAPEDFARKSQILAEHCRTVGTDYGAIVRSANFNAVLGDSESDVKDRLARIRERQVGAADEAAVDAMLANVSSPDSATGTPEQVIERLRRLRDLGCEYAILYFLEAAYDRSGIELFEREVIPALS
- a CDS encoding SDR family oxidoreductase, which gives rise to MTENITALVTGANRGLGKQLATELVARGAKVYAAARRPETVDLPGVIPVQLDITDPESVRRAADIASDVTVLVNNAGVSTRANLLTGPIDDVRLEMETHYFGTLNVIRAFAPIIERNGGGAILNVLSVLSWAHPPTSGAYASAKAAAWALTDAVRTELAPRGVTVSALHVGYMDTDMVSYVPADQKIDPAVVARQAVAGLLAGEPEILADEITRNTKAALSNSPGEPAAG